A part of candidate division TA06 bacterium genomic DNA contains:
- a CDS encoding long-chain fatty acid--CoA ligase: MSPRFGTIPALVDFAAETYKDKPALQIRRGGRFFQISFQELKSRSEKVAGGLVAVGVSPAGRIAILSENRPEWAISYLATLRAGCTAVPLCSQLKTQELRHIMSVVKSEYLFASARHLEQAFEITEGLRFFKGVISLDGESELTLADLIVKGEDAQSLPPMPSPEGLAVLLFTSGTTGKAKGVMLSHKNIVSNVMSTYEGLSYGSVDNLISVLPLYHTFEATCGMLSPLAKGASVTYARSLKSTEIVKDIQDSGATIMLCVPLLYEKLLAGIHRRLKNARVLDRGLFRTAWGISKGLEHLHVRPGKMLFKSLRKRAGLQTLRLMICGGAPLSPEVGLAFRRLGFTFLEGYGLTEASAVVTVDREGKERLGSVGPALPGIDLRIDNPDENGIGEIAVRGDSVMLGYFEDPQGTAKTIRDGWLYTGDLGRLDKHGYLYITGRSKNLIVTKAGKNVYPEEIEEELLKSDFVKEVVVVGRTDPQTKRERIHAMVYPDYEMIDAEGEVKGRAYTKEEVEALIGEEVKKCNEGLADYKKMKEFELREEEFPKTATGKIKRYLFQEKALRL, encoded by the coding sequence ATGAGCCCACGCTTCGGGACAATACCTGCACTAGTGGATTTTGCGGCCGAGACGTACAAGGACAAGCCTGCGCTGCAGATACGACGAGGCGGACGGTTTTTCCAGATCTCTTTTCAGGAACTGAAGTCTCGGTCGGAGAAGGTTGCGGGAGGCCTTGTTGCAGTGGGAGTGAGTCCTGCTGGCCGCATAGCAATTCTGTCTGAGAATAGGCCCGAGTGGGCGATCTCGTATCTTGCCACGTTGAGAGCAGGCTGCACTGCTGTTCCCCTCTGTTCTCAACTGAAGACTCAGGAACTAAGGCACATAATGTCAGTTGTGAAGTCGGAGTATCTATTTGCTTCCGCCAGGCACCTTGAGCAGGCCTTTGAGATAACTGAAGGGCTCCGCTTTTTCAAAGGAGTCATATCTCTGGATGGCGAATCAGAGTTAACCCTGGCTGACCTTATCGTTAAGGGAGAAGATGCGCAATCGCTTCCTCCCATGCCTTCGCCTGAGGGGCTTGCAGTCCTCCTCTTCACCTCCGGGACGACCGGGAAAGCAAAAGGGGTGATGCTTTCGCACAAGAACATAGTTTCCAATGTCATGTCAACGTATGAGGGTTTGAGTTACGGTTCTGTTGACAATCTCATTTCGGTTCTTCCTCTCTATCATACCTTTGAGGCGACATGCGGTATGCTCTCGCCACTTGCCAAAGGTGCGAGTGTGACCTACGCGCGCAGTCTTAAGTCGACCGAAATAGTAAAAGACATACAGGATTCAGGTGCAACCATAATGCTGTGTGTACCGCTCCTGTATGAGAAGCTTCTTGCTGGTATCCACAGAAGACTGAAAAATGCCCGTGTTCTGGACCGCGGTCTTTTCAGGACAGCCTGGGGTATTTCCAAGGGGCTGGAACACCTCCATGTGCGTCCTGGAAAGATGTTGTTCAAATCTCTGAGAAAGAGAGCAGGTCTCCAGACACTTCGGCTCATGATTTGTGGAGGTGCCCCGCTTTCTCCTGAGGTTGGGCTGGCCTTCCGGAGGCTCGGTTTCACATTTCTTGAAGGTTACGGCCTGACAGAAGCCTCTGCAGTCGTCACTGTGGACAGGGAGGGGAAGGAGAGGCTTGGTTCTGTGGGCCCGGCTCTACCTGGAATCGACCTGAGGATCGACAATCCTGATGAGAATGGAATCGGCGAGATCGCGGTAAGGGGCGATAGTGTGATGCTCGGCTACTTCGAGGATCCACAGGGGACCGCGAAGACAATAAGGGACGGCTGGCTTTACACAGGTGATCTTGGAAGACTGGACAAGCATGGTTATCTTTACATTACCGGCAGAAGCAAGAACCTGATCGTCACCAAAGCCGGAAAGAATGTCTATCCAGAAGAGATAGAGGAAGAACTTCTGAAATCCGATTTCGTGAAGGAGGTTGTTGTTGTGGGAAGGACTGATCCTCAGACCAAGAGGGAAAGAATTCATGCCATGGTCTATCCCGACTACGAGATGATAGATGCTGAGGGCGAAGTGAAGGGAAGGGCGTACACAAAAGAAGAAGTCGAAGCTCTGATTGGGGAAGAAGTGAAGAAATGCAATGAAGGCCTGGCAGACTACAAGAAAATGAAGGAGTTCGAACTGAGAGAGGAAGAGTTCCCCAAGACGGCAACAGGAAAGATAAAGCGGTATCTGTTTCAGGAGAAAGCCTTAAGGCTCTAA
- a CDS encoding site-2 protease family protein translates to MSGAQVWAIPPFLLALTVHEFAHGLIAEKFGDSTARMMGRITLNPLPHIDPIGTIILPAFLILVRSPFIFGWAKPVPVNPFNLRNPKKDMIWISLAGPAANLIFAFICGLILRVSLLFFSSGPIIVMLAWGVIIGLVLAAFNLIPVPPLDGSGILKGLLPDRMQEGYAKYERFGFIILLGLFTIGRPIIGLFVFPFVGIFSLLFTGKTMFYIFRLIGL, encoded by the coding sequence ATGTCTGGTGCTCAGGTGTGGGCGATTCCTCCTTTTCTGCTGGCCTTGACCGTGCACGAGTTTGCTCATGGACTAATTGCAGAGAAATTCGGTGATTCTACTGCCAGGATGATGGGCAGGATAACATTGAATCCCCTGCCTCACATTGACCCAATCGGGACGATAATCCTTCCGGCTTTCCTCATACTGGTTCGCTCACCTTTCATCTTCGGCTGGGCGAAACCAGTTCCAGTCAATCCTTTCAATCTAAGGAACCCCAAGAAGGATATGATCTGGATTTCTCTCGCAGGGCCTGCTGCCAACCTGATATTTGCTTTCATATGCGGCCTCATCTTACGGGTGTCTCTCCTTTTCTTCTCTTCAGGCCCCATTATCGTTATGCTTGCCTGGGGAGTAATAATCGGCCTCGTTCTTGCGGCGTTCAATCTCATCCCGGTTCCTCCTCTGGACGGATCTGGCATATTGAAAGGGCTACTTCCGGATCGCATGCAAGAGGGCTATGCCAAATACGAGAGATTCGGATTTATCATACTGCTAGGTCTATTCACAATTGGGCGGCCCATTATCGGCCTGTTCGTGTTTCCTTTTGTCGGCATTTTTTCATTGCTTTTCACAGGCAAGACCATGTTCTACATCTTTAGACTGATAGGGTTATGA
- a CDS encoding CCA tRNA nucleotidyltransferase, with amino-acid sequence MVVSSWKREDILKMIRENLSERVFQVFQICGKVGDKRDTNTFVVGGSVRDILLSKPSLDIDIVVEGDGLEYSRALKDEIKGELKTYGTFGTATIKSKDGVRIDIASARREEYESPAVLPKVSVGNLKDDMYRRDFTINSMAIALNRKSFGELIDLFSGARDLSRGVVRVLHDKSFEDDPTRIVRAVRFETRLGFRMDEKTEKLLKNALTSRMLERLTPERKRYEVELAFSEERPDLIAERMRKLNIFGHLARGLRGPDKKHVERIQNSIGKFRKSLKPKTWTVYTIAIADALPFGQAVAFARSLSLPKKQIQKIIQVKMAKPEVTRLDSDEDIAPSSVYRILEGLSPEGLVYMYSLAKKEIAKKRIEEHIKNYRTKRILITGDDIKRLGISEGPIFSTILEKVLDARVDGVVGSYEDEMELAKKIVEVS; translated from the coding sequence ATGGTCGTATCCAGTTGGAAGAGAGAAGACATTCTGAAGATGATCCGCGAGAATCTGAGTGAGCGAGTATTTCAGGTCTTCCAGATTTGCGGCAAGGTGGGAGACAAGAGGGATACAAATACGTTTGTGGTTGGAGGTTCTGTCAGAGACATTCTGCTCTCAAAACCGAGTCTGGACATTGACATAGTCGTTGAGGGTGACGGTCTTGAGTATTCGAGAGCTCTAAAAGATGAAATCAAAGGCGAATTGAAGACCTACGGAACTTTTGGGACAGCTACGATCAAATCAAAAGACGGCGTAAGAATTGATATCGCTTCAGCGAGAAGAGAGGAGTACGAGAGCCCTGCTGTGCTTCCGAAAGTGTCGGTAGGCAATCTGAAGGATGATATGTACAGAAGAGATTTCACCATAAACAGCATGGCCATCGCTCTCAATCGCAAGTCCTTCGGTGAGCTGATAGATTTGTTCTCAGGAGCAAGAGACCTGTCGAGAGGAGTCGTTAGAGTCCTGCACGACAAGTCGTTTGAAGACGATCCCACCAGGATCGTACGCGCCGTGAGGTTTGAGACGAGACTCGGTTTCAGGATGGATGAGAAGACCGAAAAGCTTCTGAAGAATGCTCTCACTTCCAGAATGCTGGAAAGACTGACTCCTGAGAGGAAGAGGTATGAAGTTGAACTCGCCTTTAGCGAGGAAAGGCCAGACCTGATTGCCGAAAGGATGCGAAAGCTAAACATCTTTGGACATCTAGCCCGGGGGCTAAGAGGGCCAGACAAAAAGCATGTTGAGAGAATCCAGAATTCGATTGGGAAGTTCAGAAAGTCCCTGAAGCCTAAAACGTGGACTGTGTATACCATCGCGATTGCCGACGCCCTTCCGTTTGGTCAGGCGGTTGCCTTTGCGAGGTCGCTTTCTCTGCCCAAGAAACAGATTCAGAAGATAATCCAGGTGAAGATGGCCAAGCCTGAGGTGACAAGGCTGGATAGCGATGAGGATATTGCACCGTCTTCGGTGTATAGAATTCTCGAAGGTCTTTCCCCGGAGGGCCTGGTCTATATGTACTCGCTTGCCAAAAAGGAGATTGCAAAGAAGAGGATCGAGGAGCATATCAAAAACTACAGGACAAAAAGGATTCTGATAACAGGCGATGACATAAAGAGGCTTGGAATAAGCGAAGGGCCCATCTTCTCAACCATCCTCGAGAAGGTTCTTGACGCGAGGGTTGATGGAGTTGTTGGAAGTTACGAAGATGAAATGGAGCTTGCAAAAAAGATAGTGGAGGTTTCTTGA